A portion of the Fusobacterium perfoetens ATCC 29250 genome contains these proteins:
- a CDS encoding ABC transporter permease codes for MWNTFLVPTPWKVFNTFIIFIENGKLFHHLFTSFLRVFFGFIIAFSLGVPLAILFGTFPKVYIFFQGILEFFRNVPPLSLMPLIILWFGIGETSKIVIIVLASFFPIFLNTLKGIRSCDKKLIEVGQVFGLNKWEIFKKIIFPNSIPDILLGVKLSIGYSWRSIIGAEMIAASSGLGYLILDGQLLSRIDIVAIGIISIGIFGIITDKLLSKIIGSFLKKRGFIGYE; via the coding sequence ATGTGGAATACTTTTTTAGTTCCAACTCCTTGGAAAGTTTTTAATACTTTTATTATATTCATTGAAAATGGAAAACTATTCCACCATCTTTTTACAAGTTTTTTAAGAGTTTTTTTTGGTTTTATTATAGCTTTCTCTCTAGGAGTTCCTCTTGCTATCTTATTTGGAACTTTTCCTAAAGTATATATTTTTTTTCAAGGAATATTAGAATTTTTTAGAAATGTCCCACCACTATCACTTATGCCTCTTATTATTTTATGGTTTGGAATTGGAGAAACTTCAAAAATAGTGATTATAGTTTTGGCTTCTTTTTTCCCTATTTTTTTAAATACTTTGAAAGGGATAAGAAGTTGTGATAAAAAACTCATTGAAGTTGGACAAGTCTTTGGACTTAATAAATGGGAAATTTTTAAAAAAATAATATTTCCAAATTCTATTCCTGATATACTTCTTGGAGTAAAACTTTCTATTGGATATTCATGGAGGTCTATTATAGGAGCTGAAATGATAGCTGCCTCTTCTGGACTTGGATATTTAATATTAGATGGACAACTTTTATCAAGAATAGATATTGTAGCTATTGGAATTATCTCCATTGGAATTTTTGGAATTATTACTGATAAACTTCTATCTAAAATTATTGGAAGCTTTTTAAAGAAGAGAGGTTTTATAGGATATGAATAA
- a CDS encoding NrtA/SsuA/CpmA family ABC transporter substrate-binding protein: MKKKLFAILLLVVFAFVSCGKERVEEYPKVLNMTYVKAPLNIPSILGRNDGLFQKAFDEVNTEVKFSELTTGPEQIQALASGQMDILYALSCTSALIGASNGVDLKITGVYTRAPKVFMILTKDKNINSPKDFIGKKVAGPKGTILHQLLVTYLNTENVNVDDVDFLNMGLPGAMSALLNGSVDIALLAGPVALNTIKSGAKVITTGEGLVQGLVVTAVRGDFLEKYPKAMEKFNKTNDEILNIINNNFEDIVDKVAKEVENTPEEVRTMFPLYDFNTTITEDDIKDLKATQDFLIANGLQEKAIDIESIIVK; encoded by the coding sequence ATGAAAAAAAAATTATTTGCTATCTTGTTACTTGTAGTTTTTGCTTTTGTTAGTTGTGGTAAAGAAAGAGTAGAAGAATATCCTAAGGTACTTAATATGACTTATGTTAAAGCACCTCTTAATATTCCATCTATTTTAGGTAGAAATGATGGACTTTTCCAAAAGGCCTTTGATGAAGTTAATACAGAGGTAAAATTTTCTGAACTTACAACTGGACCTGAACAAATTCAAGCTTTAGCTTCTGGACAAATGGATATTTTATACGCTCTTAGTTGTACATCTGCCCTTATTGGAGCTTCTAATGGAGTGGATTTAAAAATTACAGGAGTTTATACTAGAGCCCCAAAAGTATTTATGATATTAACTAAAGATAAAAATATAAATTCTCCAAAAGATTTTATTGGAAAAAAAGTGGCTGGTCCTAAGGGAACTATTTTACATCAACTTTTAGTAACTTACTTAAACACAGAAAATGTAAATGTTGATGATGTAGACTTTTTAAATATGGGACTACCTGGAGCAATGTCTGCTCTTTTAAATGGTAGTGTTGATATAGCCCTTTTAGCTGGTCCTGTAGCTCTTAACACTATAAAATCTGGAGCAAAAGTTATTACAACAGGAGAAGGTCTTGTACAAGGTTTAGTTGTTACTGCTGTAAGAGGAGATTTCTTAGAAAAATATCCTAAAGCTATGGAAAAATTTAATAAAACTAATGATGAAATTTTAAATATTATAAATAATAATTTTGAAGATATAGTTGATAAAGTAGCTAAAGAAGTTGAAAATACTCCTGAAGAAGTTAGAACTATGTTCCCTCTTTATGATTTTAATACTACAATTACAGAAGATGATATTAAAGATTTAAAAGCTACTCAAGATTTCTTAATTGCTAATGGTTTACAAGAAAAAGCAATAGACATAGAAAGCATAATTGTTAAATAA
- a CDS encoding dicarboxylate/amino acid:cation symporter → MEKMKDSLIIKLIIGVIVGLVVGLYVGESAIGLINTVKFILGQIIFFTVPLIILGFIAPAITQMKSNASKMLATMLGLSYFSSVGAAVMSMIAGYALIPKLNIVNNAEGLKSIPELIFKVEIPPVMQVMTALVLAIILGLAVVWTGSKRTEELLLEFGNIMLAVVNRIVIPILPAFIACTFATLAYEGGITKQFPVFAKVIVIVLVGHYIWLAILYTIGGIVNKCNPMEVLKYYGPAYLTAVGTMSSAATLPVALSCAKKSKVLDEDIVNFGVPLGATTHLCGSVLTEVFFVMTVSKILYGSIPSFGTMLLFVVLLGVFAVGAPGVPGGTVMASIGIIISVLGFDDTGVALMLTVFALQDSFGTACNVTGDGALTMILNGLYGKKKA, encoded by the coding sequence ATGGAAAAAATGAAAGATTCTCTAATAATAAAACTTATTATTGGAGTAATTGTTGGACTTGTTGTAGGTCTTTATGTTGGTGAAAGTGCCATTGGACTTATTAATACTGTTAAATTTATTTTAGGACAAATTATATTCTTTACAGTTCCTTTAATAATTCTTGGATTTATAGCTCCTGCTATAACACAAATGAAATCTAACGCTAGTAAAATGCTTGCTACAATGTTAGGACTTTCATATTTCTCTTCTGTTGGAGCTGCAGTTATGTCTATGATTGCTGGATATGCTTTAATTCCTAAATTAAATATTGTTAACAATGCTGAAGGATTAAAATCTATCCCTGAATTAATTTTTAAAGTTGAAATCCCTCCAGTAATGCAAGTTATGACAGCTTTAGTTCTTGCTATAATTTTAGGACTTGCTGTTGTATGGACTGGTTCAAAAAGAACTGAAGAACTATTATTAGAATTTGGAAACATCATGTTAGCAGTTGTTAACAGAATAGTAATTCCTATTTTACCAGCTTTCATTGCTTGTACATTTGCAACTCTTGCTTATGAAGGTGGAATTACAAAACAATTCCCAGTATTTGCTAAAGTTATTGTAATTGTATTAGTTGGACACTATATTTGGTTAGCTATCCTTTATACAATCGGTGGAATTGTTAATAAATGTAACCCTATGGAAGTATTAAAATATTATGGTCCAGCTTACTTAACAGCTGTTGGAACAATGTCTTCTGCTGCTACATTACCAGTTGCTTTATCTTGTGCTAAAAAATCTAAAGTTTTAGATGAAGATATCGTAAACTTCGGTGTACCATTAGGAGCAACTACTCACCTTTGTGGTTCTGTTTTAACAGAAGTTTTCTTTGTTATGACTGTTTCTAAAATATTATATGGAAGCATTCCTAGCTTTGGAACAATGTTATTATTTGTAGTATTATTAGGAGTATTTGCTGTTGGAGCTCCTGGAGTACCAGGTGGAACTGTTATGGCATCAATTGGAATTATCATCTCTGTTTTAGGATTTGATGATACAGGAGTTGCTTTAATGCTTACTGTATTTGCTCTTCAAGATAGTTTCGGAACTGCTTGTAACGTAACAGGTGACGGAGCATTAACTATGATTCTTAACGGATTATATGGTAAGAAAAAAGCTTAA
- a CDS encoding lysine exporter LysO family protein yields the protein MVYCAMIALFFGVIYGVYGFDIHFISYITSRSNFILYCLMFLVGISIGLHKGILNDLKKYHLKVFIIPFGIVVGSIIGGIFCSWITGFTLGESTAVVSGLGWYSLSGVTVGKLAGAELGSITFLSNLMREIFSFFLIPVVAKYLNFYSCIAPAGATSEDTTLPMMIKYTNEETVVLSVFNGIICSALVPILISFCYNNM from the coding sequence ATGGTTTATTGTGCAATGATAGCTTTATTTTTTGGAGTAATATATGGAGTTTATGGATTTGATATTCACTTTATTTCTTACATAACTAGTAGGTCAAATTTTATTTTATATTGTTTAATGTTTTTAGTTGGTATCAGTATTGGACTTCATAAGGGGATATTAAATGATTTAAAAAAATATCATTTAAAGGTATTTATTATTCCGTTTGGAATAGTAGTTGGGTCTATAATAGGTGGAATTTTTTGTAGTTGGATAACAGGTTTCACTTTAGGGGAAAGTACGGCAGTAGTAAGTGGCTTAGGATGGTATAGTTTATCAGGGGTTACAGTTGGGAAATTAGCAGGAGCTGAACTTGGAAGTATTACTTTTTTAAGTAATCTTATGAGAGAGATATTTTCATTCTTTTTAATACCAGTTGTAGCTAAATATCTAAATTTTTATAGTTGTATAGCCCCAGCAGGAGCTACAAGTGAAGATACAACTCTTCCAATGATGATAAAATATACAAATGAAGAAACTGTTGTGTTATCTGTATTTAATGGAATTATTTGTTCTGCGTTGGTTCCTATATTAATTTCTTTTTGTTATAATAATATGTAA
- a CDS encoding thioredoxin family protein, giving the protein MGLFDKLFKKDCGCSCSAEKIEETKKEKTSCSCDCNCGSSSDKKVLVKILGSGCKNCNTLEKNTLEALKELGFGFQLEHVRDFSEIAKYGIMSTPGLWIDGKIVSYGKVLSKEQIKELLK; this is encoded by the coding sequence ATGGGATTATTTGACAAATTATTTAAAAAAGATTGTGGTTGTTCTTGTTCTGCTGAAAAAATAGAAGAAACTAAAAAGGAAAAAACTTCTTGTTCATGTGATTGTAACTGTGGTAGCTCTTCTGATAAAAAAGTTTTAGTTAAAATTTTAGGTTCTGGTTGTAAAAATTGTAATACTTTAGAGAAAAATACTTTGGAAGCTCTAAAAGAATTAGGATTTGGATTTCAATTAGAACATGTTAGAGATTTTTCTGAAATTGCTAAATATGGAATAATGTCTACTCCAGGTCTATGGATAGATGGAAAAATTGTTTCTTATGGAAAAGTTTTATCAAAAGAGCAAATAAAAGAATTATTAAAATAG
- a CDS encoding permease translates to MNFLINIWTFIQNQILGMKWLNKLVGNILIKIGLDKNSHLFSGIHFFFYDVIKITILLCTLIFFISYIQSYFPPEKSKKILGRFHGLTANIIGALLGTVTPFCSCSSIPLFIGFTSAGLPIGVTFSFLISSPMVDLGSLLLLMSIFGSKIALWYVILGLVIAVIGGTLIEKMKLENEIEDFIWAASTNGNIDIEIPDLTIQERLIYAKEQTMETFKKVFPYILIGVGIGAIIHNWIPEKWIVSILGSKNPFGVILATLIGVPIYADIFGTIPIAEALFSKGANLGSILSFMMAVTTLSLPSLIMLRKAIKPKLLKIFVGICTIGIIIVGYFFNLLQNYII, encoded by the coding sequence ATGAATTTTTTAATTAACATTTGGACTTTTATACAAAATCAAATTTTAGGTATGAAATGGTTAAATAAGTTAGTAGGAAATATTTTAATAAAAATAGGTTTAGACAAAAATAGTCACTTATTTAGTGGAATACATTTTTTCTTTTATGATGTTATAAAAATAACTATTTTACTTTGTACTTTAATATTTTTTATAAGCTATATTCAAAGTTATTTTCCACCAGAAAAAAGTAAAAAGATATTAGGAAGATTTCATGGATTGACAGCTAATATTATTGGAGCTTTATTAGGAACTGTTACACCTTTTTGTAGCTGTTCATCTATTCCTTTGTTTATAGGTTTTACATCAGCAGGACTTCCAATAGGTGTTACATTTTCTTTCTTAATTTCTTCTCCAATGGTAGATTTAGGTTCTTTACTTTTATTAATGAGTATTTTTGGAAGTAAAATTGCCCTTTGGTATGTGATTTTAGGACTTGTAATAGCTGTAATTGGTGGAACTCTTATAGAGAAAATGAAACTTGAAAATGAAATAGAAGATTTTATCTGGGCAGCCTCAACAAACGGTAATATAGATATCGAAATTCCAGATTTAACTATACAAGAAAGATTGATATATGCTAAGGAACAAACAATGGAAACTTTTAAAAAAGTTTTTCCATATATTTTAATAGGAGTTGGAATTGGAGCTATAATTCATAATTGGATTCCTGAAAAATGGATAGTTAGTATTTTAGGAAGTAAAAATCCTTTTGGAGTTATATTAGCAACTTTAATAGGTGTTCCTATATATGCTGATATTTTTGGAACTATTCCTATTGCTGAAGCATTATTTTCTAAAGGAGCCAATTTAGGAAGTATTTTATCCTTTATGATGGCTGTAACTACTTTATCTCTACCATCTTTAATAATGTTAAGAAAAGCTATAAAACCAAAATTATTAAAAATATTTGTAGGAATTTGTACTATTGGAATTATAATAGTTGGATATTTCTTTAACTTACTTCAAAATTATATTATATAA
- a CDS encoding ABC transporter ATP-binding protein: MNKFILKNLNKKFQDKEIFKNINLEINSDEITVILGKSGCGKTTLLRILGSLDKDFSGDITFLKNNIEVSNFKIGFVFQESRLMPWLTVEKNIKLHDKENKISTSDVDKFLSLVSLENCKNLFPNQLSGGMSNRVSIARALSYNPDILLMDEPFSALDYFTRKNLQKVIVEVFKNTNKGIIFVTHDIDEALAIANKILVINHKNFYEFSLGNNLDRDIDSIKFLDIKKEIKKLLE, encoded by the coding sequence ATGAATAAATTTATACTTAAAAATCTTAATAAAAAATTTCAAGATAAAGAGATATTTAAAAATATAAATTTAGAAATTAATAGTGATGAAATTACTGTTATTTTAGGAAAAAGTGGTTGTGGAAAAACTACTTTACTTAGAATATTAGGTAGTTTAGATAAAGATTTTTCAGGAGATATTACTTTTTTAAAAAATAATATAGAAGTTTCTAATTTTAAAATAGGATTTGTTTTTCAAGAAAGTAGGCTTATGCCTTGGCTTACTGTAGAAAAAAATATAAAACTTCATGATAAAGAAAATAAAATTTCTACTTCAGATGTAGATAAATTTTTATCTCTTGTTTCTCTTGAAAATTGTAAAAATCTTTTTCCTAATCAATTATCAGGTGGTATGAGTAATAGAGTTTCTATTGCTCGAGCTCTTTCTTATAACCCTGATATACTTTTAATGGACGAGCCTTTTTCAGCTCTTGATTATTTTACTAGAAAAAATTTACAAAAAGTTATAGTTGAAGTTTTTAAAAATACAAATAAAGGAATTATTTTTGTAACTCATGATATAGATGAGGCTCTAGCTATTGCAAATAAAATTTTAGTTATAAATCACAAAAACTTTTATGAATTTTCTTTAGGAAATAATTTAGATAGAGATATTGATAGTATAAAATTTTTAGATATTAAAAAGGAAATAAAAAAATTATTAGAATAA
- a CDS encoding LysO family transporter: protein MDILIIMCIGVLVGNKLFPRQYKSFNEKLQFICTILLIFSMGVTLGKRDNFLEELTTLGWQSFIFCIFPLLLSLVVVFLLTYYFIEKKK, encoded by the coding sequence ATGGATATTTTAATAATTATGTGTATAGGAGTTTTAGTAGGAAATAAACTTTTTCCACGTCAATATAAAAGTTTTAATGAGAAATTACAATTTATTTGTACTATTTTATTAATTTTTTCTATGGGTGTAACACTGGGAAAACGAGATAATTTTTTAGAAGAATTAACTACTTTGGGATGGCAAAGTTTTATATTTTGTATTTTTCCTTTATTATTATCATTGGTAGTTGTTTTTTTATTAACTTATTATTTTATAGAAAAAAAGAAATAG
- a CDS encoding ArsR/SmtB family transcription factor, with protein MDKYEKNARIFKAFCDPNRLKIIHLLQTGELCGCKLLEQLNIGQPTLSHHMKILIDAGIVKGFKDGKWMHYSLDIEGFKNVKNILDDIMKDR; from the coding sequence ATGGATAAATATGAAAAAAATGCTAGAATTTTTAAAGCCTTTTGTGACCCTAATAGACTTAAAATTATTCATCTTTTACAAACAGGTGAATTATGTGGTTGTAAATTATTAGAGCAATTAAACATTGGTCAACCAACTTTATCACATCATATGAAAATTTTAATAGATGCTGGAATTGTTAAAGGTTTTAAAGATGGAAAGTGGATGCACTATTCTCTTGATATAGAAGGTTTTAAAAATGTAAAAAATATTTTAGATGATATAATGAAAGATAGATAA